The Phaenicophaeus curvirostris isolate KB17595 chromosome 15, BPBGC_Pcur_1.0, whole genome shotgun sequence genome window below encodes:
- the TLX3 gene encoding T-cell leukemia homeobox protein 3, translating into MDPPAGAQGQQQQHQQHQHEPISFGIDQILSGPEQDGAAPPPPAPPPPPPPPPPPPPPPPPRGPDGATFLGGPGGRAPYPALPAPFPAIAAPFEDSGSYSVNLSLAPAGVIRVPAHRPVPGAVPPPLPAVPGLGSLSFPWMESSRRFVKDRFTAAAALTPFAVTRRIGHPYQNRTPPKRKKPRTSFSRVQICELEKRFHRQKYLASAERAALAKSLKMTDAQVKTWFQNRRTKWRRQTAEEREAERQQASRLMLQLQHDAFQKSLNESIQPDPLCLHNSSLFALQNLQPWEEESAKIPPVTSLV; encoded by the exons ATGGATCCGCCGGCGGGCGCgcagggccagcagcagcagcaccagcagcaccagcacgAGCCCATCAGCTTCGGCATCGACCAGATCCTCAGCGGCCCCGAGCAGGACGGCGctgccccgccgccccccgcgccccctcctcctcctcctcctcctcctcctcctccgccgccgccgccgccgcggggccCCGACGGCGCCACCTTCCTGGGCGGCCCCGGCGGCCGCGCTCCCTACCCGGCCCTGCCGGCGCCTTTCCCGGCCATCGCCGCCCCCTTCGAGGATTCGGGATCGTACAGTGTGAACCTCAGCCTGGCCCCCGCCGGCGTGATCCGGGTGCCGGCGCACCGGCCGGTGCCGGGGGCCGTTCCGCCGCCCCTCCCCGCCGTGCCGGGGCTGGGCAGCCTCAGCTTCCCCTGGATGGAGAGCAGCCGCCGCTTCGTCAAGGACAGGTTCACAG CGGCGGCCGCGCTGACGCCGTTCGCGGTGACGCGGCGGATCGGGCACCCGTACCAGAACCGGACCCCGCCGAAGCGCAAGAAGCCCCGCACCTCCTTCTCCCGGGTGCAGATCTGCGAGCTGGAGAAGCGCTTCCACCGCCAGAAGTACCTGGCGTCGGCCGAGCGAGCCGCCCTCGCCAAGTCCCTCAAGATGACGGACGCCCAGGTCAAGACCTGGTTCCAGAACCGGCGCACCAAGTGGCG GCGACAGACGGCGGAGGAGCGGGAGGCCGAGCGGCAGCAGGCGAGCCGGctgatgctgcagctgcagcacgaCGCCTTCCAGAAGTCGCTGAACGAGTCGATCCAGCCCGACCCGCTGTGCCTGCACAACTCGTCGCTGTTCGCCCTGCAGAacctgcagccctgggaggaGGAGAGCGCCAAGATCCCCCCGGTCACCTCCCTCGTCTGA